Genomic segment of Limnohabitans sp. INBF002:
TGCTGCGCTTTGGCCGTATGACCGGTCCCAAAGAGCCCAATGGTTTGCCTGTCGATTTCGCTTTGGGCAAACACTACGGTGACCAAGTCGAGGTTGAACGCGGCCATATGTTGGCCGATCAGCCGGGCAAAGTGCGTGTGCTGGCGTGGCGCAATCGCGCGCAAGTGGCCAGTTTCAACGATGCGACGCAGTGGCTGCAAAGCCACCCAGGTTTACAAACCACACCACAGGCGCTCATCGCTGTGCGTGGCGGCGAAAAAATCAAATACGGTTTGGGCGTCAACATTGAGCAAGCCATCAACCCGAGCGTGGGTTTCTTCTTGCGTGCCATGAAAGCCGATGGCCGTACCGAAACTTATGCCTTCACCGAAGCGGATGGGTCGCTGTCGACGGGGCTTGTTTTCAAAGGTGGCTTGTGGGGACGTACCGACGATGCGGTGGGCGTGGCCTTCATGCGCAACACTTTGTCGCCTGAACGTCGTGGCTTCTTGGCCGCTGGGGGCATGTCGTACTTCATTGGCGATGCGGCAGGCGCTACGCAAACGCTGAGTTACAGGCCAGAACAAATTTTGGAGGCTTTCTACAGCTTCCAAATGACGCGCGGCACGTGGCTGACGGCCGATTACCAACGCATCCAAAACCCCGCATACAACGCCGACCGTGGGCCGGTTCATGTGTATGCGGCGCGTTTACACGCCGAGTTTTAAGCCGGCGTCAACGCCTTCAAAAGCAGCTGCGCCGACGGCGACAACGCGCGCTTGGGGTTGAACGCCACCGCCAGTTGGCGCTGTGCCCAAGGGTCTTTGAGACTCACCACCTTCAGCTTGAGCGCTTGCACTTGGCTGGCGCAGGCACCTAGGGGCAGCACGCCGATGCCTAGGCCTGCGGCAATCATGTGGCACATGGCATCAAAGCTTCTGACTTGCACGCGCAGGTGCATGTGTTGGCCCTCTTTCTCTGCCACGCGTGACGTGAGTTCTAGCAACGAGCTGCCTTGGTTCAGACCCACGAAGTCGTATTGCAGACAGGTTTTGAAATCCACTTTTTTTTGTTTGGCCAGTGGGTGGCTCGCGTGGCACAGCAGCACCAGCTCATTCGTTTGAAAAGGCACCACGGTCAGCCCGTCCATCGGCGTTTCATTGGCCAACACGCCAATGTCTGCGATGCCGTCGATCAAGGCGCGTGCAATGTCACCGCTGAGTTGCTCTTCCAGTTCCACCACGATGTCGGCATGGCTTGATAAAAAGTCATGCAGGATCCTGGGCAGGTATTCGGTGAGAGATGACATATTGGCCCACAAACGCACATGGCCGCGGATGCCTTGCGAGTAATCGCTCAACTCGCTGTTGAAACGCTCCAAACCTTGAAACAAGCGAATGCAGTGTTGCAAAGCCAAATGCCCTGCGGGGGTGAGCTGCACCCCTTTCTTGCTGCGCTCTAAGAGCTGCGAACCCGTGGCTGATTCGAAGTCAGACAAGCGGCGGCTGGCCGCAGACAGGGCCAAATGACAGGTTTCAGCCCCTTTGGTGATGCTGCCGCTTTGCGCTACCGCGCAGAAAAGGCGCAGCGTGACAAAGTCGAACCGGCTTAAGTTGAAGCTTT
This window contains:
- a CDS encoding carbohydrate porin, whose amino-acid sequence is MPHFPLQQLAVSVLCSLAAVGVWAQSAPVAETEDTTARYQLTYNWQHHNAFKAGYSGANSLSSQSERMYTFSTTAHWGFRPWQDGELYFNPEVASGIPFSGNLVGLGGFTNGEITRAGGSTPKLYRQRLFVRQTWNQGGGQEKVEPDFNQMAGWVDKNRFVLTVGNFSTLDVFDDNAYAKDPRTQFMNWGNWTYASYDYAADARGFGWGFAGEWYQDNWVLRFGRMTGPKEPNGLPVDFALGKHYGDQVEVERGHMLADQPGKVRVLAWRNRAQVASFNDATQWLQSHPGLQTTPQALIAVRGGEKIKYGLGVNIEQAINPSVGFFLRAMKADGRTETYAFTEADGSLSTGLVFKGGLWGRTDDAVGVAFMRNTLSPERRGFLAAGGMSYFIGDAAGATQTLSYRPEQILEAFYSFQMTRGTWLTADYQRIQNPAYNADRGPVHVYAARLHAEF
- a CDS encoding LysR family transcriptional regulator, whose amino-acid sequence is MKKSFNLSRFDFVTLRLFCAVAQSGSITKGAETCHLALSAASRRLSDFESATGSQLLERSKKGVQLTPAGHLALQHCIRLFQGLERFNSELSDYSQGIRGHVRLWANMSSLTEYLPRILHDFLSSHADIVVELEEQLSGDIARALIDGIADIGVLANETPMDGLTVVPFQTNELVLLCHASHPLAKQKKVDFKTCLQYDFVGLNQGSSLLELTSRVAEKEGQHMHLRVQVRSFDAMCHMIAAGLGIGVLPLGACASQVQALKLKVVSLKDPWAQRQLAVAFNPKRALSPSAQLLLKALTPA